A window from Corynebacterium urealyticum DSM 7109 encodes these proteins:
- a CDS encoding glycine--tRNA ligase, producing the protein MAGKVDAVVNLAKRRGLVYPCGEIYGGTRSAWDYGPLGVELKENIKRQWWRSMVTSRGDVVGLDSSVILPRRVWEVSGHVDVFTDPLVESLYTHKRYRADHLLEAYEEKHGHPPANGLADINDPETGQPGKWTEPRAFSGLMKTYLGPVDDKEGLAYLRPETAQGIFTQFKNVMNSSRQKPPFGIAQIGKSFRNEITPGNFIFRTREFEQMEMEFFVEPGTDEEWQEYWIEQRLNWYVNLGIDRENLRLREHTEDELSHYAKRTVDVEYAFHFTGSKWGELEGIANRTDYDLKTHSEGSGEDLSYYDQQKEERWIPYVIEPAAGLGRSLMAFLVDAYTEEEVPNAKGGTDTRTVLKLDPRLSPVKVAVLPLSKKETLTPTAEKIADKLRGLWNIDYDTSGAIGRRYRRQDEIGTPYCVTVDFDTLEDNAVTVRERDTMEQERVSIDELEGYLAQRLAGC; encoded by the coding sequence ATGGCAGGAAAAGTAGATGCCGTTGTCAACCTCGCGAAGCGCCGCGGCCTGGTTTACCCCTGTGGTGAGATTTACGGCGGTACCCGCTCTGCGTGGGATTACGGCCCGCTGGGCGTGGAGCTCAAGGAGAACATCAAGCGCCAGTGGTGGCGCTCAATGGTGACCAGCCGCGGCGACGTCGTCGGCCTGGACAGCTCCGTCATCCTCCCGCGCCGCGTGTGGGAGGTCTCCGGCCACGTGGACGTCTTCACCGACCCACTGGTCGAGTCCCTCTACACCCACAAGCGCTACCGCGCCGACCACCTGCTGGAGGCCTACGAGGAGAAGCACGGCCACCCGCCGGCAAACGGCCTGGCCGACATCAACGACCCGGAGACCGGCCAGCCGGGCAAGTGGACCGAGCCGCGCGCCTTCTCCGGCCTGATGAAGACCTACCTGGGCCCGGTCGACGATAAGGAAGGCCTGGCCTACCTGCGTCCGGAGACCGCACAGGGTATCTTCACGCAGTTCAAGAACGTCATGAACTCCTCCCGCCAGAAGCCACCGTTCGGTATCGCCCAGATCGGTAAGTCCTTCCGCAACGAGATCACCCCGGGCAACTTCATCTTCCGTACCCGCGAGTTCGAGCAGATGGAGATGGAGTTCTTCGTCGAGCCGGGCACCGACGAGGAGTGGCAGGAGTACTGGATCGAGCAGCGCCTGAACTGGTACGTCAACCTGGGTATTGACCGCGAGAACCTGCGCCTGCGCGAGCACACCGAGGACGAGCTGTCCCACTACGCCAAGCGCACCGTGGACGTCGAGTACGCCTTCCACTTCACCGGCTCCAAGTGGGGCGAACTCGAGGGCATCGCCAACCGCACGGACTACGACCTGAAGACCCACTCCGAGGGCTCCGGCGAGGATCTGTCCTACTACGACCAGCAGAAGGAAGAGCGCTGGATCCCGTACGTCATCGAGCCGGCCGCCGGCCTGGGCCGCTCCCTGATGGCCTTCCTCGTCGACGCCTACACCGAGGAGGAGGTACCGAACGCTAAGGGCGGCACGGACACCCGCACCGTCCTGAAGCTGGACCCGCGCCTGTCCCCGGTGAAGGTCGCCGTCCTGCCGCTGTCGAAGAAGGAGACCCTGACCCCGACCGCGGAGAAGATCGCCGACAAGCTGCGCGGTCTGTGGAACATCGACTACGACACCTCCGGTGCCATCGGGCGCCGCTACCGTCGTCAGGACGAGATCGGCACCCCGTACTGCGTGACCGTCGACTTCGACACCCTGGAAGATAACGCCGTCACCGTCCGCGAGCGCGACACGATGGAGCAGGAGCGCGTCTCCATCGACGAGCTCGAGGGCTACCTCGCACAGCGCCTGGCTGGCTGCTAA
- a CDS encoding Fur family transcriptional regulator has product MAIRCFSAPPPPAAPNHGPAIDNLLKTSAGRARLQFMVSKNSTGGISIGQRNTRQRAAVVAMLEQVEEFASAQDIHARLVAAGEKVGLTTVYRTLQQMSAMGAIDTLNNESGETLYRRCAMDTHHHHLVCNDCRTTVEIDGGPVEDWARDVAKKYGFQKTGHTADVFGLCADCAAKKTQKN; this is encoded by the coding sequence ATGGCAATTCGGTGTTTCAGTGCGCCCCCTCCCCCCGCAGCACCGAATCACGGGCCCGCTATTGACAACTTATTGAAAACCAGCGCCGGCAGGGCTAGGCTTCAATTCATGGTCAGCAAGAACTCCACCGGTGGAATCAGCATCGGTCAACGCAACACCCGGCAGCGCGCGGCGGTCGTCGCCATGCTCGAACAGGTTGAGGAGTTTGCCAGCGCCCAGGACATCCACGCGCGCCTCGTCGCGGCGGGCGAGAAGGTCGGACTCACCACGGTCTACCGCACCCTGCAGCAGATGTCCGCGATGGGGGCGATCGACACTCTCAACAACGAGTCCGGGGAAACCCTCTACCGGCGCTGCGCCATGGATACTCACCACCATCACCTAGTGTGCAACGACTGCCGCACCACCGTGGAAATCGACGGCGGCCCAGTTGAAGACTGGGCCCGTGACGTCGCCAAGAAGTACGGCTTCCAGAAGACTGGCCACACCGCTGACGTCTTCGGCCTCTGCGCCGACTGCGCCGCCAAGAAGACCCAGAAGAACTAG
- a CDS encoding VIT1/CCC1 transporter family protein — protein MVDQPDQRPNEQPDGLPAEQPVEQPTKKQIATWRRYLADERAEGAVYRELARKKTGEEREILLGLAEAEARHEAYWRARLGEYVGLPQRASFSTRMHAFLAERFGSVFVLALLQSAEERRSGVADIDAADSILADEAIHAEVVRGLAARGRARMSGDFRAAIFGANDGLVSNLALVLGMVGTGASSNVVLVTGIAGLLAGALSMAAGEYVSVSSQQELLAANAPAKDTAGAVPKLDVRENELELVYRARGMAPEEARAKAQRVFEEILSSPAVDVELPHETAHHEVAAHETPPHESSAEAAPEDEESTGSPVSAAVSSFLLFSLGAIVPVLPYLFGAGGLSAAVIACVLVGLALLLTGGIVGLLSGASPAKRAFRQLAIGAGAAAVTYGLGSLFDVSV, from the coding sequence GTGGTTGATCAGCCGGATCAGCGGCCCAACGAGCAGCCTGACGGGCTGCCGGCTGAGCAACCAGTGGAGCAGCCGACCAAGAAGCAGATCGCCACGTGGCGGCGCTATCTCGCTGACGAGCGGGCAGAGGGGGCCGTGTACCGCGAGCTGGCGCGCAAGAAGACGGGGGAGGAGCGCGAGATCCTGCTGGGCTTGGCGGAGGCGGAAGCCCGGCATGAGGCCTATTGGCGCGCCCGGTTGGGGGAGTACGTTGGACTGCCGCAGAGGGCCAGCTTCAGCACCCGGATGCACGCCTTCTTGGCGGAGCGCTTCGGTTCGGTGTTCGTGCTTGCTCTGCTGCAGTCGGCGGAGGAACGCCGCAGCGGGGTGGCGGACATTGACGCGGCGGATTCCATCCTCGCGGACGAGGCTATTCACGCCGAGGTTGTCCGCGGTCTGGCGGCGCGTGGCCGGGCGCGGATGTCGGGGGACTTCCGGGCAGCGATCTTCGGGGCCAACGACGGGCTAGTGTCGAACCTCGCCCTGGTGCTCGGCATGGTGGGCACCGGCGCGTCCTCCAACGTGGTGTTGGTGACCGGTATCGCCGGGCTGCTTGCCGGTGCGCTGTCCATGGCGGCCGGCGAGTATGTGTCGGTGTCCAGCCAGCAGGAGTTGCTCGCGGCTAACGCCCCGGCGAAAGACACGGCGGGAGCGGTGCCCAAGCTGGACGTGCGGGAAAATGAGCTGGAGCTGGTCTACCGCGCCCGCGGCATGGCGCCAGAGGAGGCCCGGGCGAAGGCGCAGCGGGTCTTCGAGGAGATCCTCTCCTCCCCTGCGGTGGATGTGGAGCTGCCCCACGAGACTGCGCATCACGAGGTTGCGGCCCACGAAACTCCTCCCCACGAGTCTTCGGCGGAGGCAGCCCCGGAGGACGAGGAGTCCACGGGCTCTCCGGTATCCGCTGCGGTGTCGAGTTTCCTGCTGTTCTCCCTGGGGGCGATCGTGCCCGTGCTGCCGTACCTCTTCGGCGCGGGCGGTCTGAGCGCTGCGGTGATCGCCTGCGTGCTGGTGGGCCTGGCGCTGCTGCTGACCGGCGGGATCGTGGGGCTTCTCTCCGGCGCCTCTCCGGCCAAGCGCGCGTTCCGTCAGCTGGCCATCGGCGCCGGCGCCGCTGCGGTGACCTACGGTCTGGGGTCCCTCTTCGACGTCAGCGTCTAG
- a CDS encoding isoprenyl transferase has translation MAVVKNETATREQIASLPTGLVPRHIALVMDGNGRWAQERGLARTEGHKRGESVLISLVEECLELGVEALSAYAFSTENWRRSAEEVRFLMGFNRDVLRKQRDYLDSLGVRIRWVGRRPRLWRSVISELERAEEQTKHNTRMTLYMCINYGGRAEIADAAKALVAEANQGRIKPRDVSEKDFSRYLDEPDMPDVDLFLRPSGEQRTSNFLIWQSAYAEMVYQQVLFPDYTPAHLRGAIWEFASRDRRFGGVK, from the coding sequence ATGGCTGTTGTGAAGAACGAAACCGCAACCCGAGAACAGATCGCCAGCCTGCCTACTGGACTTGTGCCGCGGCACATCGCGCTGGTCATGGACGGCAACGGTCGCTGGGCACAGGAGCGCGGCCTGGCACGGACCGAGGGGCACAAGCGAGGGGAGTCGGTGCTGATCAGTCTGGTGGAGGAGTGCCTGGAGCTGGGTGTCGAGGCGCTCTCCGCCTATGCCTTCTCCACGGAGAACTGGCGGCGCTCGGCCGAGGAGGTGCGCTTCCTCATGGGCTTCAACCGCGATGTGCTGCGCAAACAGCGCGATTACCTGGACTCCCTTGGGGTGCGGATCCGTTGGGTGGGTCGCCGACCGCGCCTGTGGCGCTCGGTGATTAGCGAGCTGGAGCGCGCGGAGGAGCAGACGAAGCACAACACCCGGATGACGCTGTACATGTGCATCAATTACGGTGGCCGCGCGGAGATCGCGGATGCGGCGAAGGCCCTGGTGGCGGAGGCGAATCAGGGGCGGATCAAGCCCCGGGATGTCTCGGAGAAGGATTTTTCCCGCTACCTCGACGAGCCCGACATGCCGGACGTGGACCTGTTCCTGCGCCCGTCGGGGGAGCAGCGGACCAGCAACTTTTTGATCTGGCAGTCGGCTTATGCCGAGATGGTTTACCAGCAGGTGCTCTTCCCGGACTACACCCCGGCTCACCTGCGCGGGGCGATCTGGGAGTTCGCTTCGCGGGATCGCCGTTTCGGTGGCGTGAAGTAG
- the recO gene encoding DNA repair protein RecO yields the protein MSSFSPRPNFRDEAFVLRSYKLGEADLILVLLTRSHGVVRAVAKGIRKTKSRFGARLDRFSKVNVQVYRGRSLGKITDTASLASYAGPIVADVDKYFAGAAMLELAQILSTAEGSSEAVFSSLDAGLALLAGTDPATPELPPVSVADRFVLHGLAEAGWMPSLVDCAQCGRPGPHRAFHPRAGGSVCVLCRPPGSATPPPEAVRLLWLLAHDRLAVAAQVAANPGNVRVAHELLLAHVRQQLEVACPAYAAL from the coding sequence ATGTCATCTTTCTCGCCTCGCCCGAACTTCCGGGACGAGGCTTTCGTCTTGCGCAGCTACAAGCTGGGGGAGGCCGACCTCATCCTCGTGCTGCTGACCCGCAGTCACGGGGTGGTGCGCGCGGTCGCCAAGGGCATCCGCAAGACGAAGTCCCGCTTCGGGGCCCGCCTCGATCGTTTCTCGAAGGTCAACGTGCAGGTCTACCGGGGCCGCAGCCTCGGCAAAATCACGGACACCGCCTCCCTGGCTAGTTACGCCGGCCCCATCGTCGCGGACGTGGACAAATACTTCGCCGGGGCCGCGATGCTGGAGCTCGCCCAGATCCTCTCCACCGCGGAAGGGTCCTCCGAAGCCGTCTTTTCTAGCTTGGACGCAGGCCTCGCCCTCCTCGCCGGAACTGACCCAGCCACCCCAGAGCTGCCCCCAGTGAGCGTGGCCGATCGCTTCGTCCTCCACGGGCTCGCAGAAGCTGGCTGGATGCCCAGCCTCGTGGACTGCGCCCAATGCGGCCGTCCCGGGCCACACCGGGCCTTCCATCCGCGCGCCGGGGGCAGCGTGTGCGTGCTCTGCCGCCCACCGGGTTCGGCCACCCCTCCCCCCGAGGCGGTGCGCCTGCTGTGGCTGCTGGCTCACGATCGGCTGGCAGTGGCTGCCCAGGTCGCGGCCAACCCCGGCAACGTGCGGGTGGCTCACGAACTGCTGTTGGCGCACGTCCGCCAGCAGCTGGAGGTCGCCTGCCCGGCCTACGCGGCCCTGTGA
- a CDS encoding DUF4282 domain-containing protein yields the protein MASRTSEPAKAEGFLRTLTDFGFNRILSPGFIRVLYILGIVIILVNAVVMTFGSMIGLSGVGISINGFDGSEFFTSSPEISFEPNVANVLVSGVLYAVLAFIEIALLRVGLEMVAAIAATATAWQRIRRRSDAHPELIV from the coding sequence ATGGCGAGCAGAACTAGCGAGCCTGCGAAAGCGGAGGGATTCCTCCGTACGCTGACGGATTTCGGCTTCAACCGTATCCTTTCCCCCGGCTTCATCCGGGTGCTCTACATCCTGGGCATCGTGATCATTCTGGTGAACGCGGTGGTTATGACCTTCGGTTCGATGATCGGGCTGAGTGGGGTGGGCATCTCCATCAACGGCTTCGATGGTTCCGAGTTCTTCACCAGCTCTCCGGAGATCAGCTTCGAGCCGAACGTGGCCAATGTTCTGGTTTCCGGCGTGCTCTACGCTGTCCTCGCCTTCATCGAGATCGCCCTGCTGCGCGTCGGTTTGGAGATGGTCGCCGCCATCGCCGCGACGGCCACGGCCTGGCAGCGGATCCGTCGCCGCTCCGACGCGCACCCCGAGCTCATCGTCTAA
- a CDS encoding DUF4282 domain-containing protein has product MDNPEKQPSDFSPRTPGELTPEQARQANETFLQGQGMDHSAPEYRGSAEDHSVGVHPGVDYSSRAQFASDDARYPVGQDPQGGSFFGALFDFSFRRYVTPSVAQVLYMVLFVVIGVAAGLALLGAVSVFFSGQPLGFSLLVFVLAVPPIVLITVAVLALSRVYLEVAVSLIRTSQSVQAIDARQEQRLRAMEQDQAQNQNPGQSHGEQN; this is encoded by the coding sequence ATGGATAATCCCGAGAAACAACCTTCCGACTTCTCGCCCCGCACCCCGGGCGAGCTGACACCTGAGCAGGCCCGGCAGGCCAATGAGACCTTCCTGCAGGGCCAGGGCATGGACCACAGCGCACCGGAATACCGTGGCAGCGCCGAGGACCACAGCGTTGGGGTACACCCTGGCGTGGACTACTCCTCGCGTGCGCAGTTCGCTAGCGATGATGCGCGCTACCCGGTGGGTCAGGATCCGCAAGGCGGCAGCTTCTTCGGCGCACTGTTCGATTTCAGCTTCCGCCGCTACGTCACCCCGAGCGTGGCCCAGGTGCTGTACATGGTGCTCTTCGTGGTCATCGGTGTGGCCGCCGGCCTGGCACTGCTGGGCGCGGTGAGCGTGTTCTTCTCCGGCCAGCCGCTGGGCTTCAGCCTGCTGGTCTTCGTCCTGGCTGTCCCGCCGATCGTGCTGATTACGGTGGCGGTGCTGGCGCTGTCCCGCGTCTACCTGGAGGTCGCGGTCTCCCTGATCCGCACCTCTCAGTCCGTACAGGCCATCGACGCGCGCCAGGAGCAGCGCCTGCGGGCCATGGAGCAGGATCAGGCGCAGAACCAGAACCCGGGGCAGAGCCATGGCGAGCAGAACTAG
- the era gene encoding GTPase Era: protein MGRVTSEMIFPDESMLPADAAASPAAGNPATESAGAGLGFDTPEGFRSGFVSFVGRPNTGKSTLTNALVGEKIAITADQPETTRHPIRGLVHRPKAQIVVVDTPGLHRPRTLLGERLNDVVKETYVDMDLICVCVPADEKIGPGDRWIVENVRQVAPKVPLMGIVTKTDKVSKDRVGQQLLGLHAMLTEALDGAEVDVVPLSAQDGFQLDTLVDVIAEKLPEGPKFYPDDHVTDDDTETRIAELIREAALSGLEHELPHSVAVKVDEILPSPTREGVLNVHAVIYVEREGQKAILRGRNNRRLSRIVHNSRLQIIEMLGQNIYLDVRLKVAKNWQSDPKALERMGF from the coding sequence ATGGGGAGGGTGACTAGCGAGATGATTTTCCCCGATGAGTCGATGCTCCCCGCCGACGCTGCTGCCAGCCCGGCAGCAGGCAACCCCGCGACCGAAAGTGCGGGTGCTGGGCTCGGCTTCGACACGCCCGAGGGCTTCCGCTCCGGCTTCGTGAGCTTCGTGGGCCGGCCGAATACCGGAAAATCCACGCTGACCAACGCCCTGGTCGGGGAGAAGATCGCCATCACCGCCGATCAGCCGGAAACCACGCGCCACCCGATCCGCGGGCTCGTGCACCGGCCGAAGGCCCAGATCGTCGTCGTGGACACTCCGGGCCTGCACCGGCCACGCACCCTGCTGGGCGAGCGGCTCAACGACGTGGTCAAGGAAACCTACGTGGACATGGACCTGATCTGTGTGTGCGTGCCAGCCGACGAGAAGATCGGCCCCGGCGACCGCTGGATCGTGGAAAACGTCCGCCAGGTCGCGCCCAAGGTGCCGCTAATGGGCATCGTCACCAAGACCGACAAGGTCTCCAAGGACAGGGTTGGCCAGCAGCTGCTCGGCCTGCACGCCATGCTCACCGAAGCGCTCGACGGCGCCGAGGTGGACGTCGTCCCTCTTTCCGCCCAGGATGGATTCCAGCTGGACACCCTGGTGGACGTCATCGCTGAGAAGCTGCCCGAGGGACCGAAGTTCTACCCGGATGACCACGTCACCGACGACGACACCGAGACCCGCATCGCCGAGCTGATCCGCGAGGCCGCACTGAGCGGACTGGAACACGAGCTGCCGCACTCGGTGGCTGTGAAGGTCGACGAGATCCTGCCGTCCCCGACCAGGGAGGGTGTGCTGAACGTGCACGCGGTGATCTACGTGGAACGGGAGGGCCAGAAGGCCATCCTGCGGGGCCGCAATAACCGCCGACTGTCTCGGATCGTGCACAACTCTCGCCTCCAGATCATTGAGATGCTGGGGCAGAACATCTACCTTGACGTCCGCCTGAAGGTGGCGAAGAACTGGCAGTCTGACCCGAAGGCATTGGAGCGCATGGGCTTCTAA